From a single Sediminibacterium sp. KACHI17 genomic region:
- a CDS encoding alpha/beta hydrolase → MKNLFIKSQDGIDIHCLVSEPKTTALIFVHGWLGNANWWNHQQVYFEKTYRVVQIDLPGRGQSGNGRKKWSSTQYAYDIKAVADSIEAEKIILIGHSMSGPYVLEASLMIPQTKMVVLVDTLKNMDQLMNYQQANKLLFTAYRNDFSEAIKQLLPKFLYSPATPISIIKQLEYEFLRSTPEYAIDSIGPLYKMAITEIAKQIQIPVRAINSDLTPTIKSSLKKYLKNFEFEVIPGTGHYPMLEKPNEFNVALEKILREVSESI, encoded by the coding sequence ATGAAAAACCTATTTATTAAATCACAAGATGGAATTGATATTCATTGTCTTGTATCAGAGCCGAAAACAACTGCACTAATATTTGTACATGGATGGCTTGGAAATGCCAATTGGTGGAATCATCAACAAGTTTATTTTGAAAAAACATATAGGGTAGTTCAAATCGATTTGCCTGGCAGAGGACAATCTGGAAATGGACGTAAGAAATGGTCTTCCACCCAATATGCCTACGATATTAAAGCTGTTGCTGATAGTATTGAGGCAGAAAAAATTATTTTAATAGGGCATTCTATGTCTGGACCTTATGTACTAGAGGCCTCATTAATGATTCCTCAAACTAAAATGGTCGTCTTAGTTGATACCTTGAAGAATATGGATCAGCTAATGAATTATCAGCAAGCAAATAAATTGCTCTTTACCGCATATCGAAATGACTTTAGTGAAGCAATAAAACAGCTTTTACCTAAATTTCTATACTCACCGGCTACTCCTATTTCAATTATAAAACAATTGGAATATGAATTTTTACGAAGTACGCCTGAATATGCGATAGATTCAATTGGTCCACTTTACAAAATGGCAATCACTGAAATAGCGAAACAAATTCAAATCCCAGTCAGGGCAATTAATTCTGACCTTACCCCTACGATCAAAAGTTCACTTAAGAAATACCTTAAAAATTTTGAATTTGAAGTTATTCCCGGAACAGGGCACTACCCCATGCTTGAAAAGCCAAATGAGTTTAATGTTGCATTAGAAAAGATACTGCGAGAAGTATCTGAATCGATTTAA
- a CDS encoding GNAT family N-acetyltransferase: protein MVNVLDNAIWEALSTHQQYLNAGTDQLKYFPKEISPLFALKNWDQKDHDALQQYLPADRSFFVLIAREITIPDTIQIQLSLPLYQMVATKTFSNQHPHHAIIRKLSNEDVPQMLKLTEKIKPGPFGNKTIEFGHYYGIFEEDQLVSMAGQRLQTHHFTEVSAICTDPAHLGKGYAAALTQQVCSGIYDAGKTPFLHVRQDNAGAIKLYEKLGFEIRADIYFAIFKKKEIA, encoded by the coding sequence ATGGTCAATGTTCTTGATAACGCCATATGGGAAGCTTTGAGTACGCATCAACAATACCTGAATGCAGGTACTGATCAACTAAAATATTTTCCGAAAGAAATCTCTCCTTTATTTGCACTCAAGAACTGGGATCAAAAAGATCATGATGCACTACAGCAATATCTTCCCGCAGATAGATCTTTTTTTGTTTTGATCGCCAGAGAAATAACAATTCCAGATACGATACAGATACAGTTATCATTACCACTGTATCAGATGGTTGCTACGAAAACATTTTCTAATCAACACCCACATCATGCTATCATTAGAAAGTTATCTAATGAAGATGTTCCGCAAATGCTAAAGCTTACCGAAAAAATCAAGCCTGGTCCTTTTGGTAATAAAACCATTGAATTTGGTCATTATTATGGCATTTTTGAAGAGGATCAACTGGTTTCTATGGCCGGACAACGCTTGCAGACCCATCATTTTACAGAAGTGAGCGCTATCTGTACAGATCCTGCACATCTGGGAAAAGGATATGCAGCAGCCCTCACGCAACAAGTATGTTCCGGTATTTATGATGCAGGTAAAACACCGTTTTTACATGTGCGACAAGACAATGCAGGTGCGATCAAACTGTATGAAAAGCTGGGGTTTGAGATCAGAGCAGATATTTATTTTGCAATATTCAAGAAGAAGGAAATAGCGTAA
- a CDS encoding heavy metal transport/detoxification protein: MEFITFKTNINSESAVEKIAPLLNTIVGKANWQIDISSSDKKLTAYSQSILNEIEIISAIHKAGFSAISIEDYYLIY, encoded by the coding sequence ATGGAATTTATCACCTTCAAAACAAATATTAACAGTGAATCTGCTGTTGAAAAAATTGCTCCTTTGCTAAACACTATTGTTGGCAAAGCCAACTGGCAAATAGACATTTCCAGTTCTGATAAAAAGCTTACAGCTTATTCGCAAAGTATACTTAATGAAATTGAAATCATTAGTGCAATTCATAAAGCAGGATTTTCCGCAATAAGTATTGAGGATTATTATCTGATCTATTAA
- a CDS encoding pyridoxal-dependent decarboxylase, with protein MYTQLNQDRDNLSSILDITKKQSLDFLSQLPNRSTVTNISTIEASVLPEEGLGTLATLNMFNDNIEKLMVASAGPRYLGFVTGGTTPAALVGDWLVSIYDQNTQSVRGNGDVSAQIELNTIKLILELLNLPHVYMGGFVTGATMSNFTCLAVARQWLGKQLSQNVALHGVTQSYKIIAATPHSSSIKCLSMLGIGSSNILMLDTISEDRESIDVQLLEEQLIALNGEPALLISSGGTVNTVDFDDMHAISLLKRKYNFWWHIDAAFGAFAACTSEYAYLLKGWELADSITIDCHKWLNVPYDSGVFLIREEHRYLQVETFQNSNAPYLGDPLENFSYLNFLPENSRRMRALPAWFTLMAYGKMGYQEIVLRSIANARLLGQKIQSTEDFILLAPVRLNTVCFTLANNDDPSKLQQFLHRLTASGKVFMTPTVYKGKMCIRAAFVNWRTTEKDVALIFDTMKSLIVK; from the coding sequence ATGTACACACAACTTAATCAAGATAGAGATAACCTAAGTTCTATATTGGATATCACTAAAAAGCAATCTTTAGATTTTTTAAGCCAGTTGCCAAATAGGTCTACAGTTACAAACATCAGTACTATAGAAGCATCAGTATTGCCAGAAGAAGGTTTAGGTACTTTAGCTACACTAAATATGTTCAACGATAATATTGAAAAATTGATGGTAGCATCAGCTGGTCCAAGATATTTAGGATTTGTAACCGGAGGAACAACACCCGCTGCATTAGTTGGAGATTGGTTAGTAAGTATATATGACCAAAATACACAATCAGTAAGGGGTAACGGTGATGTTTCTGCACAAATTGAGTTGAATACAATCAAGCTTATACTTGAATTATTGAATTTACCACACGTCTATATGGGGGGGTTTGTAACAGGAGCTACGATGTCTAATTTTACTTGTCTTGCAGTGGCTCGTCAATGGCTCGGAAAGCAACTAAGTCAGAATGTTGCCCTCCATGGTGTTACACAATCATATAAAATAATAGCCGCCACACCTCACTCATCTTCAATAAAGTGCCTTTCAATGTTAGGCATAGGCAGCAGTAATATACTCATGTTGGATACTATATCAGAAGATCGAGAATCTATTGATGTTCAACTACTCGAAGAACAATTAATAGCATTGAATGGAGAGCCCGCATTATTAATCAGCAGTGGTGGCACCGTAAATACAGTTGATTTTGACGATATGCACGCAATTTCTTTGTTAAAAAGAAAATACAATTTTTGGTGGCATATTGACGCTGCATTTGGCGCATTTGCAGCATGTACATCTGAATATGCTTACTTACTAAAGGGGTGGGAATTAGCTGATAGTATTACTATTGATTGTCATAAATGGTTGAATGTTCCATACGATAGTGGGGTTTTCCTAATAAGGGAAGAACATAGATATCTACAAGTTGAGACTTTTCAAAACTCCAATGCTCCTTATTTGGGAGATCCTTTAGAAAATTTTTCTTACTTAAATTTTTTACCTGAAAATTCACGAAGGATGAGAGCATTACCAGCATGGTTCACTTTAATGGCTTACGGTAAAATGGGATACCAGGAGATAGTATTAAGAAGCATTGCAAATGCACGATTACTTGGCCAAAAAATTCAATCAACAGAAGATTTTATTTTATTAGCCCCAGTTCGTTTGAATACGGTTTGTTTTACTTTGGCTAATAATGATGACCCATCAAAACTGCAACAATTCCTCCATCGTTTAACAGCTTCCGGTAAAGTTTTTATGACCCCAACTGTTTATAAAGGTAAAATGTGTATTCGTGCTGCTTTTGTAAATTGGCGTACTACCGAAAAAGATGTTGCATTGATATTTGATACGATGAAAAGCTTAATAGTGAAATAA
- a CDS encoding efflux RND transporter permease subunit — MSLPSLSIKKPVLAAVFSALIVIAGLVGWRYLGVREFPMTEPPVISVVTFYPGASPDVIASKITKPLEESIAEAAGVRTISSESREQASIISIEFNRDINLEDALNDVRDKVAKSKNQLPADVDPPIVEKASSPDNLVAFLEVESDTKDIKEVSHLASTTIKDRMQSIPGIQRVAIVGEHKYAMRLRFDPVKMAAFGLTAEDIRIALQKENIDLPSGRVEGNSNELSVRTLGRLTNPNDFNEMIIHKTTEYSIKLKDIGYAELGEMNERNAIINETGGKNVVGVGVAIQIQRGANAIEVVDEFYKRLEQLKKEISSEYRLIVGFDFTRPVRESIKEVEETLFIAFGLVVIIIFLFLRDWRSTIIPVLAIPVSILSAFFIMYIAGFSINVLTLLGLVLAIGLVVDDAIVVLENIYKKVEEGMNPVQAAFAGSKEIYFAVISTTITLAAVFMPIIFMGGISGQLFKEFAIVVAGSVLVSAFVALTLSPMLSAYLLKKTDKPNWLYRKTEPFFIRFNNGYGRVLRQFMRVRWLAWIFLILTSVLIFLIGKKLPSELAPTEDRSNMSLIAIAPEGVSFEKMKQNMIDVGRYVNDSTDGLYQTYSMVAISFIPAPAPTSFAVQSIYLKDPKHRKTSIQQLYQQYGIASGKFRNILLFPYLPPTIGTRYGGGMPVQFVLQASDLEKINAALPKFLAAARQSKKLMFVDSDLKMNKPELKISIDRNKAALMGVSIQEVARTLQLSFSGQRYGYFLQNDRQYEVIGQVERSSRNDISDLRSLYVRSGNGSMISLDNLVTIDEGISPAAIYRYDQYTSATVSAGLAPGVSLAEGIEEMEKIKIQVLGETFKSSLAGQSRDFRESQGNINFTLILALLLIYMILAAQFESLRDPLIIMLTVPMAVTGALISLYWFNQSLNVFSQIGIITLVGLITKNGILIVEFANHLKESGLTKIEAAIQAAEQRFRPILMTSLAMIFGAIPIALTYNSRQSLGIVIAGGLVFAGVLTLFIIPAVYSFLSSGKRKKEVIELVQPEENHSTNK; from the coding sequence ATGAGTTTACCATCATTAAGTATAAAAAAGCCCGTATTAGCTGCCGTATTTTCTGCCTTAATTGTGATTGCAGGTCTTGTTGGCTGGCGTTATTTAGGCGTCAGAGAGTTCCCGATGACCGAACCCCCAGTTATATCAGTTGTAACATTTTATCCGGGGGCAAGCCCAGATGTAATCGCATCTAAAATTACCAAGCCTCTCGAAGAGTCTATAGCTGAAGCGGCCGGTGTAAGAACCATATCCAGTGAATCAAGAGAGCAAGCAAGTATAATTTCTATTGAATTTAATAGAGATATTAATTTGGAAGATGCCTTGAATGATGTACGAGATAAGGTAGCGAAATCAAAAAATCAATTGCCAGCCGATGTTGATCCGCCGATTGTTGAAAAAGCAAGTTCACCAGATAACCTAGTTGCATTTTTAGAAGTAGAGAGTGATACAAAAGATATCAAAGAAGTTAGCCACCTCGCTTCAACGACTATTAAAGACAGAATGCAGTCAATTCCAGGCATCCAAAGAGTAGCTATCGTTGGAGAACACAAGTATGCAATGAGACTTCGCTTTGATCCGGTTAAAATGGCTGCCTTTGGATTAACTGCTGAAGATATACGCATTGCACTTCAAAAAGAGAATATTGATTTGCCATCTGGTCGTGTAGAAGGTAATAGCAATGAGTTAAGTGTACGTACGCTCGGGCGACTAACCAACCCCAATGATTTCAATGAAATGATCATTCATAAAACTACGGAATATAGTATCAAACTAAAAGATATTGGCTATGCTGAGTTAGGTGAAATGAATGAAAGAAATGCAATCATCAACGAAACAGGTGGAAAGAACGTGGTAGGTGTAGGTGTTGCTATTCAAATTCAAAGAGGTGCAAATGCGATCGAAGTTGTAGATGAATTTTATAAAAGACTAGAACAATTAAAAAAAGAAATATCAAGTGAATACAGGCTCATTGTTGGATTTGATTTTACCAGACCAGTTCGTGAATCAATAAAAGAAGTTGAAGAAACATTATTTATTGCTTTCGGCCTTGTTGTTATCATCATCTTTCTCTTCCTGAGAGACTGGCGATCTACTATAATACCCGTATTAGCAATTCCTGTTTCTATACTTTCTGCCTTTTTCATTATGTATATAGCTGGATTTTCTATTAACGTATTGACGTTATTAGGATTGGTATTGGCTATCGGACTTGTTGTTGATGATGCAATTGTTGTTCTTGAAAATATTTACAAGAAAGTAGAAGAAGGCATGAATCCAGTCCAGGCTGCATTTGCAGGGAGCAAAGAAATCTATTTTGCCGTGATATCAACTACTATTACCCTAGCAGCTGTATTCATGCCTATTATTTTTATGGGTGGAATTAGCGGTCAGCTATTTAAGGAATTTGCTATCGTGGTTGCTGGCTCCGTATTGGTATCAGCATTTGTTGCTTTGACCCTTTCGCCAATGCTCAGCGCTTACCTTTTGAAAAAAACTGATAAGCCTAATTGGCTATATAGAAAAACAGAACCCTTTTTTATAAGATTTAATAATGGATATGGACGAGTTTTAAGACAATTCATGCGCGTTCGTTGGCTGGCTTGGATATTTCTTATCCTAACCTCAGTATTAATTTTTTTGATTGGGAAAAAATTACCCTCTGAATTAGCGCCTACTGAGGATAGAAGCAATATGAGTTTAATCGCTATCGCTCCTGAAGGTGTATCATTTGAAAAAATGAAACAAAATATGATTGATGTGGGCCGATATGTCAATGACTCAACTGATGGGTTGTATCAAACCTATTCAATGGTTGCGATTTCATTCATTCCGGCACCCGCACCTACAAGTTTTGCAGTTCAATCTATTTATTTAAAAGACCCCAAACACAGAAAGACATCCATTCAACAACTGTATCAGCAATACGGAATTGCATCTGGCAAGTTTAGAAATATTTTGCTCTTCCCGTATCTCCCTCCAACTATTGGAACTAGATATGGTGGAGGGATGCCTGTACAATTTGTTCTTCAAGCTTCAGACTTGGAAAAAATTAACGCAGCCCTACCGAAGTTTTTGGCTGCTGCTCGTCAAAGTAAAAAGCTAATGTTTGTTGATTCAGATCTTAAAATGAATAAACCGGAACTTAAAATCAGTATCGACAGAAACAAAGCTGCATTGATGGGGGTATCCATTCAAGAGGTAGCTCGTACACTTCAACTCTCATTCTCTGGTCAACGTTATGGGTATTTTCTACAAAATGACAGACAGTATGAAGTCATTGGACAAGTAGAAAGAAGTAGTAGAAATGATATTAGTGATTTGCGATCACTCTATGTAAGATCTGGTAATGGCTCCATGATTTCTTTAGATAATCTTGTTACAATAGATGAAGGAATCAGCCCTGCAGCCATCTATCGTTATGATCAATACACATCAGCTACCGTTTCAGCAGGTCTCGCTCCGGGTGTGAGTTTAGCAGAGGGTATTGAAGAAATGGAAAAAATAAAGATTCAAGTGCTCGGAGAGACATTTAAGTCATCACTAGCAGGACAATCAAGAGACTTTAGGGAAAGTCAGGGTAATATCAACTTCACATTAATACTGGCTTTACTGCTCATCTATATGATCCTGGCGGCCCAATTTGAAAGTTTGAGAGATCCTTTAATTATTATGTTGACGGTGCCAATGGCTGTAACGGGTGCATTGATCAGTCTGTATTGGTTCAACCAAAGTTTGAATGTGTTTAGTCAGATCGGGATAATCACATTAGTAGGTCTCATCACAAAAAACGGAATCCTGATTGTCGAGTTTGCGAATCATTTAAAAGAAAGTGGACTTACTAAAATAGAAGCTGCTATACAAGCTGCTGAGCAAAGATTCCGACCCATTTTGATGACATCATTAGCTATGATTTTTGGAGCAATCCCAATTGCTCTAACATATAACAGCAGACAATCATTGGGTATTGTAATTGCAGGTGGATTGGTGTTTGCCGGAGTTCTTACATTATTCATCATCCCTGCCGTTTATTCATTTCTTTCATCAGGTAAAAGAAAAAAAGAGGTTATTGAACTTGTTCAACCTGAGGAAAATCATTCAACAAACAAATAA
- a CDS encoding TolC family protein, with amino-acid sequence MKQIIQRLIYVVFGLSIAFHLKAQTRSLTLDAIFQAAASGNKTIQVKLLEKTLTESTTAEVKSMLLPQIFFTSSYTYFLERPVIYLRDENQLPKANPVKYNGSLALDASINASYAITNPVAKAEIASTQIETDKKVQESKLFCEELAFQLSRLFYNTIFLKHQESVLLQSLERNKKALFDAKNLYLEGKALKTDTLNYMIDIQRLENGLSALANQIHINLLQIKRLCAFDLEMPIQLEGDLAIDSDIVTYIKNKEARENLLNERADIKLASLAIQSSQTDLKRYKSMYQPMLMSFAQYQVQSQADNFKLRAYTLPRTSLIGLKLQVPIYAGKRIQHQTSSAKLLSKKRELEKSELTDKAKAELSALTLRLSDEIKQWQTQQKSITAAQEAYQIIYERYQAGLSNRIELSDAELALTKSKLEEKSYLFSIKILETEIKKTLGKLNL; translated from the coding sequence ATGAAACAGATTATACAGAGACTTATTTACGTTGTATTCGGATTATCGATTGCTTTCCATTTGAAAGCCCAAACAAGATCCTTAACGCTTGACGCTATATTTCAAGCCGCTGCTTCCGGAAATAAAACGATACAGGTAAAACTCCTAGAGAAAACATTAACCGAATCGACTACGGCTGAAGTTAAAAGCATGTTACTGCCGCAAATTTTTTTTACTAGCAGTTATACATATTTTTTAGAAAGACCTGTAATTTATTTACGTGATGAAAATCAATTACCAAAAGCAAACCCAGTAAAGTATAACGGAAGTCTTGCATTGGATGCGTCCATTAATGCTAGTTATGCTATCACTAATCCTGTTGCTAAAGCAGAGATAGCATCCACCCAAATTGAAACAGACAAAAAAGTTCAAGAAAGCAAGCTCTTCTGCGAGGAGCTTGCTTTTCAGCTGTCTCGTTTATTTTACAATACGATTTTTTTAAAACATCAGGAATCTGTTTTATTACAAAGTCTAGAACGTAATAAGAAAGCCTTATTTGATGCAAAAAATCTCTATTTAGAAGGTAAAGCATTAAAAACAGATACGCTTAATTATATGATTGATATTCAAAGATTAGAGAATGGATTATCTGCTTTGGCCAATCAAATTCATATTAATCTCTTACAGATAAAAAGGTTATGTGCTTTTGATCTTGAGATGCCAATTCAATTAGAAGGCGATCTAGCAATTGATAGTGACATAGTGACTTATATAAAAAATAAAGAGGCGCGAGAAAATTTACTGAACGAAAGGGCTGATATCAAACTAGCATCTTTAGCTATTCAAAGTAGTCAAACCGATTTAAAGCGATATAAGTCGATGTATCAACCTATGTTAATGTCCTTTGCTCAATATCAGGTACAATCTCAAGCAGATAATTTTAAGCTAAGAGCTTATACACTTCCTAGGACATCATTAATCGGCTTAAAACTTCAGGTGCCCATATATGCTGGAAAACGAATACAACATCAAACATCAAGTGCTAAACTTCTCTCAAAAAAAAGGGAATTAGAAAAATCTGAGCTTACAGATAAGGCGAAAGCAGAATTATCGGCACTGACTCTTCGATTATCTGATGAAATAAAACAATGGCAAACGCAACAGAAGAGTATTACTGCAGCTCAAGAAGCTTATCAAATTATTTATGAAAGATACCAGGCAGGTCTTAGCAATAGGATCGAGCTTTCAGACGCTGAATTAGCGTTGACAAAATCCAAACTTGAAGAGAAGTCTTACTTATTCAGCATAAAGATTTTAGAAACTGAAATAAAAAAAACATTAGGTAAGCTTAATTTATAA
- a CDS encoding PhnA domain-containing protein, giving the protein MKLEEILLNRSNQSCELCSSKASLQMYKVPPQDHAYAENTVMICSKCLAQVEKKEPLDYDHWRSLTETMWSEIPGVQVMAWRMLNRLSKESWAADQLDMLYLDEENLSWAKATGDHENDGEAELHTDAYGNFLQEGDTVILTKSLDIKGTSMSAKVGTVVKNIRLVKDNKEQIEGKIEGQMIVILTKYLKKQG; this is encoded by the coding sequence ATGAAATTGGAAGAAATCCTTTTGAACAGAAGTAATCAATCGTGTGAGTTATGTTCCTCAAAAGCATCTTTACAGATGTATAAGGTTCCGCCGCAAGACCATGCTTATGCTGAGAATACCGTCATGATCTGTAGTAAATGTCTGGCACAGGTAGAGAAGAAAGAGCCATTAGACTATGACCATTGGCGATCACTTACCGAAACCATGTGGAGTGAAATTCCCGGCGTACAAGTCATGGCATGGAGAATGCTGAATCGACTCAGTAAAGAAAGTTGGGCTGCAGACCAATTAGATATGTTATATCTCGATGAAGAAAACCTCTCTTGGGCTAAAGCCACCGGTGATCATGAAAATGATGGTGAAGCAGAGTTGCACACGGATGCCTATGGAAATTTTTTGCAGGAAGGTGATACGGTGATCCTTACAAAGTCATTGGATATAAAAGGTACGAGTATGAGTGCCAAAGTAGGAACGGTAGTGAAAAATATCCGATTGGTAAAAGACAATAAAGAACAAATTGAAGGAAAGATAGAAGGGCAGATGATTGTGATATTGACGAAGTATCTAAAAAAACAGGGGTAA
- a CDS encoding MFS transporter yields MENVMNLHSVKNKNRWLALLLLCTSQFMVIMDTSIIGVALPAIKNDLGYSQNGLQWIFNAYVVLFGGFLLLGGRLSDLFGARKIFIWGFLILTIASFIAGISSSPFILNTGRALQGLGSALIAPAAMTLLMSTFTDPKELGKAFGFWGASAAAGGSAGVFLGGVITEWLDWRWVFFINIPIAVTVLIFSKRYLVPGRVSSGKVDWTSAILGTTALILLVYGIVTAESVGWLSLQTVGLMLITVFLTIIFISLQKKTSDPILPLQIFKAPNLAAGNVVMALMAASWIPLWFFLNLYLQQILQLNAFNSGLALLPMTIIIMLIMVGFTSKLIAKFGVKKNLIAGFISLTCSLILFSFVPDEGSYWVHVLPASLLGALGMSLAYIPGTMASMSGAKPEETGLASGIVNTSYQIGSAIGLAIISVIAVTITKFNIESGSSNQQALNSGFQMAFAGAGIFCFIGLLIIITKIRSPK; encoded by the coding sequence ATGGAAAATGTAATGAATCTACATAGCGTAAAAAATAAAAATAGATGGCTGGCGCTATTATTATTATGTACGTCGCAATTCATGGTCATCATGGATACATCTATTATTGGTGTCGCATTACCAGCAATAAAAAATGATTTAGGTTACTCACAAAATGGTCTTCAATGGATTTTTAATGCATACGTAGTTTTATTTGGTGGTTTTTTATTATTAGGGGGTCGTTTATCAGACTTATTTGGTGCAAGAAAAATATTCATCTGGGGATTTTTGATTTTAACGATCGCTTCTTTTATTGCAGGTATTTCTAGCTCGCCATTTATCTTAAACACTGGAAGAGCGCTCCAAGGATTAGGATCAGCTCTGATCGCACCCGCAGCAATGACGTTACTCATGAGTACTTTTACAGATCCAAAAGAATTAGGAAAAGCTTTTGGATTCTGGGGTGCATCTGCCGCTGCAGGTGGATCTGCCGGAGTATTTTTAGGCGGTGTTATCACCGAATGGCTTGATTGGAGATGGGTTTTTTTTATCAATATCCCTATTGCAGTTACTGTATTAATATTTAGTAAAAGATACCTAGTACCCGGCAGAGTTAGTTCAGGCAAGGTAGACTGGACCAGTGCTATATTGGGTACTACTGCCCTTATTTTATTGGTGTATGGAATTGTTACTGCCGAATCTGTTGGATGGTTAAGTCTGCAAACAGTTGGATTAATGCTCATTACAGTATTCCTTACTATTATTTTTATAAGCCTTCAGAAAAAAACAAGTGATCCCATTTTGCCTTTACAAATCTTCAAAGCGCCGAATCTTGCTGCTGGCAATGTTGTGATGGCATTGATGGCAGCTTCCTGGATACCACTTTGGTTTTTCTTGAATCTATACCTGCAACAAATTCTTCAATTGAATGCATTTAATAGTGGTCTAGCTTTATTACCTATGACCATCATCATAATGTTAATTATGGTAGGATTTACCAGTAAACTAATTGCCAAGTTTGGAGTTAAGAAGAATCTGATTGCCGGATTCATCTCTCTCACCTGTTCTTTAATCCTTTTCTCGTTTGTACCTGATGAAGGAAGTTATTGGGTACATGTATTGCCGGCTTCCTTACTAGGAGCTTTAGGTATGTCGTTAGCTTATATACCAGGAACTATGGCATCCATGTCAGGAGCTAAGCCTGAAGAAACGGGTCTTGCTTCAGGAATTGTAAATACAAGCTATCAGATTGGCTCTGCAATTGGCTTAGCAATCATCTCAGTTATTGCTGTTACAATAACAAAATTCAATATCGAGTCTGGGAGTAGCAATCAACAGGCTTTAAACTCAGGATTCCAAATGGCTTTTGCCGGAGCAGGTATTTTTTGTTTTATTGGCTTATTGATCATTATCACAAAGATTAGATCTCCCAAATAA
- a CDS encoding efflux RND transporter periplasmic adaptor subunit, with the protein MKTYLFKRTCLLLFTVAFFYSCSEKEKNNTTASSDNSGLPVDITIAKSDNYSQNEIVAGSIIANRFVEINSELSKKINSVNFKDGSTVKMGTVLYKLEDGDIKAKIQQLQAELDLASLNEQRLASLLKTESVRREEHDIAVAKKNALLAHKQLLQDELSKTFIRAPFDGIVGISKVFTGSYVTPGNSLTTIQEQRILKLQFHVSEKYVTLLKPGMIVSFTTVDRNDKLKATVVSTDVALSNDTRSILVHALISNTNGHLRPGMSAKVFFATNKTDRIGFSVPTEAVVPSEKGYSVFLFSKGTAKLQPVEIIDRTDNDVLIKSGIKQGDSILISNLLRVSNGMPVQIASIKQ; encoded by the coding sequence ATGAAAACTTATTTATTCAAACGCACCTGTCTACTATTATTTACAGTTGCTTTTTTTTATTCTTGTTCAGAAAAAGAAAAAAACAATACTACAGCATCTAGTGACAACTCTGGGCTCCCGGTTGATATTACGATTGCAAAGTCTGATAATTATTCGCAAAATGAGATAGTAGCCGGTAGTATCATTGCAAACAGGTTTGTTGAAATTAACAGTGAGTTATCAAAAAAAATTAATTCGGTCAATTTTAAAGATGGAAGTACCGTTAAAATGGGTACTGTTCTTTATAAACTTGAAGATGGCGATATAAAAGCAAAAATTCAGCAACTTCAGGCAGAACTCGACTTAGCTAGTTTAAATGAACAAAGACTTGCTTCACTTTTAAAAACTGAGTCAGTTCGCAGAGAAGAACATGATATAGCAGTTGCAAAGAAAAATGCTTTGCTGGCTCATAAACAATTACTACAAGATGAATTAAGCAAAACATTTATTCGTGCTCCATTTGATGGCATTGTGGGAATCAGTAAGGTTTTTACAGGGTCCTATGTTACTCCAGGTAATTCTTTAACTACCATCCAAGAACAACGCATTTTAAAACTTCAGTTTCATGTATCTGAAAAATATGTGACTCTCTTAAAACCGGGAATGATCGTTTCATTTACTACAGTTGATAGAAATGATAAACTAAAAGCAACAGTTGTATCAACCGATGTTGCGTTGAGCAACGACACCAGAAGTATTTTGGTTCATGCTCTGATCTCAAACACAAACGGACACTTGAGACCTGGCATGTCAGCTAAAGTTTTCTTTGCTACAAACAAAACAGATAGAATCGGATTTTCTGTACCTACAGAAGCAGTTGTCCCTAGTGAAAAAGGCTATAGTGTATTTCTGTTCTCAAAAGGAACTGCCAAGCTACAACCTGTAGAAATCATTGACAGAACAGATAATGATGTCTTGATCAAATCTGGTATTAAGCAGGGGGATAGCATTTTGATCTCTAATCTACTGCGTGTTTCTAATGGAATGCCTGTTCAAATAGCTTCAATCAAACAATAA